The following DNA comes from Streptomyces pristinaespiralis.
GTGCGCGCCTACGGAGCCAGGGGCGACGGCTCCGTGGACTGCGCGCCCGCGATCAACCGTGCCGTCGCCGCTGTCGGCGAACGCGGCGGCGGCACGGTCCTCATCCCGCCGGGCACGTACCGCATCGACGACGTGATCCGCATCGGGCACAGCGACGTCGTCCTGCGCGGGGCCGGGAGCGGCCGCACCACCCTGCTCGCCACCAAGAACCTCACCGAACTCATCGGCCCCTACGGCTCCCGCTACGGCGGGGACAAGTCCTCCTGGTCCTGGGCGGGCGGCCTCATCTGGCTCTGCCCGAAGGACCGTTACGCCTCCCTCACCGACGCCATCAAAGCCAGGGCGTGGCCCTTCGAGGGCTGGACCGGCAACCGGCGCGACGAGTGGACGACCCTCACCACCGTCGCCCCGGCCCGCCGCGGCGACCGGTCCGTCACCGTCTCCGACACCTCGGGGCTGCGCCGTGGGCAGCTCGTCATGCTCCGCCTCGCCGACGACGCCGGCCACACCCTGCTCCGGCACATGGCCGGCGACGGGGAGGGGACCAAGACGTATGTCTGGGACGACAAGACCAAGTTGACGTCCTACGTCCCCTACGAATGGCCCGTGCGCATCACCTCGGTCGAACGCGACCGCGTCACCCTCGAGCGCCCGCTGCCCCTCGACGTACGCCCCGAATGGGACCCCCGCCTCACCACTCTCGTCACACCGCTCACCGGCTCCGGCGTGGAGGGCCTGACCCTCGCGGCCGTCGAGACGCCGCAGTCCCCGCACCTGCTCGACAAGGGCTACAACGGCGTCACCTTCCAGTGCGCGTACGACTGCTGGGCCGACGACGTCACCGTGCGCCATGTCGACAACGGGTTCGGCCTCGTCGCCGCCTCCGCCTGCACCCTGCGCCGCACCCGCGTCGAGGGCCGTGGCTCGCACCACCCCTACTTCTGCCGCGAAGGCTCGCACGACAACCTCGTCGAGGACTTCACCGTCGCCCGCCGCACCGTCCCCGCACCCCCGGGGACCCAGCTCCACGGCATCAACGTCGAGGGCCTGTCCAGCTACAACGTCTGGTCGCGCGGTGTGATGGAGATGGGCACCTTCGACACCCACCGTGGCATGCCGTTCGCCTGCGTCCGCACCGAGATCACCGTCGAGAACAACGGCCGGCACGGCGGGGACGCGAGCGCCGGACCCCTGTACGGGGCCCGCTTCGCGCACTGGAACGTCACGGTCACCAACGGCCGGGCGGGCCTGGTCCGGATCGACGGGATCGCCCTGTACAGCGCCACCGTCGCCATCAGCGAGGTACGCGAGTTCGACCAGACCGACGTTCCGGACTTCACCGGCGCGCTCAACTCCCGCCTCGAGGCGTACGGGTCCCCCGGCGCCGTTCACCCGGTCAACCTCTACGAGGCGCAGCGCCGACTGGGGAGCTGAACAGGGCATGTCCGCACATCCCGATGGATGTGCGGACATGGATCATCGGGTCCAGACTCGGATCATGAGCACCGAACGGGCCCCCGAGGGCCGCGACTCGGGTCCGGCCGGCGGTTCCGCCCGTGGCGCCCCGAACCAGACGCTGGCCCTTGCGGCGATGCTCTTCGCGGTGTCGATGACCTTCATCGACCAGACGTCCCGGAGACGGCGGCCCGGGAGGCGGGCCGTGACATCGCCCAGGCGGTGACCGGCCACGCGGACGACCGGGCGCCGTCGGGCACCGGTGAGGGGGCGCGGATCATGCGCGACTCGATGGACGCGATCCGGATGGACTTCGCGGAGGCCAACCAGTGGGTCTTCTACGGGATGGCCGTGGCCCTCGCCGTGGCCTTCCTGTGCGCGCTCCGACACCCCGGGACCCGGGTGACGGAGGAACCGGCGCCGGCCCGGGACGTCCGGGCCGGCCCCTAGGAAGAAGAGCGCGGCACGCCGGCCGGCCGAGGTCAGCCCCCGACAGGGGCCGCGCCCTGCTCGGTCTCCTTGCCGTGCAGGGCCGTCACCTCCACCGCCTGCGCGACCTCCACGGCCTTGGTCACCGCGGGCTCCGCCGGCCCGCCGGTCTCCGCCAGCGCCCGCCGCAGCAGCAGCGAGTAACCCACCGCCGCCACCGCGCCGACCACCGCGCAGCCCATCCACAGGACGTCGGGACCCGGACCGTCCACGACCCAGCCCGCCAGGATCGGGGCGACGAATCCGGCGACGGCCCAGGACATGCCCATCACGCCCTGGTAGCGGCCCCGGGCGTGCTCGGGGGCCAGCCGGGCGGTCGCGGCGGCGTTCGTCGGGACGTGCACCATCTCGCCGAGCGTCCACACCACCACGGTCGCCGCGAACACCAGCGGCGTGCCGGCCAGGGCCGTCGCCCCGGTGCCGACGGCGAAGAGCAGCGAGGAGACGGTGAGCAGCGCGGCCGGTGAGCGCTTGTCCGTGATCCTGTTGACCAGCAGTTGCAGGGCGACGATCACCACACCGTTGACGGCGATGACCATGCCGTACGAATCGGCCGACAGTCCCTCACCGGCCATGGTCAGCGGCAGACCCACCCACGGTGCGGTGAAGATCAGGCAGACCAGCAGGTTCAGCAGGACCAGGGTGCGGAACGGGGCGTCCTTCAGCACGTCGAGGACGGTCACCCGCTCCTCCTCGACCGTCTCTCCGGCGCTGTCGACCCGGGCGGCGGGCCGGGTCTCGCCCAGCCGCATGAAGACGATCACCGCACACAGGGCGGTCGCCACGGCGTCGGCCACGAACAGGGTCCGGTAGCCGAGGAAGATCGCGGCACCGCCGCCGAGCGCGGCGACGGCGAAGCCCAGGTTGAGGGCCCAGTAGTTGAGGGCGTAGGCCCGGCGCAGCTCGGACTCCGGGACCATGTCCGCGATCATCGCGCTGATCGCGGGCCGCACGGCCTGCATCGCCACACCCATGAGGAGCACGACGACCGCGATGCCCCAGGCGCTGCTGACCACGGCGAGGGCGGCGGCGCAGGCCGCACCCGCCAGATGCATCGAGATCATCGTGGGCCGCCGGCCCCACCGGTCGGTGAGCATCCCGCCGAGCGGGGACCCTGCCACGCCGCCGAGTCCGTGCAACGCGATGACGAGACCGGCGTACCAGGCCGAGTAGCCCAGTTCCTGGGTCAGGTAGAGCGACAGGAAGGTGAGCACGAAGGCGCCGGTCCGGTTCACCAGCGTCGAGGTCCACAGCCACCAGAAGCCGGGGGGCAGGCCGGAGACGGTCGTGCGCGCTGCGCGTCCGAGCGAAGCGATGGACATACGGGAGCCCCCCACGGCTGTAATGGTCTTATTGAGCATCCGCAACTTACTTAGCAGGAGGCGTCGGTCGCCACTCAATTGACGGCGATCGTCAACGGTCCGCTCCTCGGGCAGCCGCGCGGCGCCGGCGGCGAGTCGATTAGGCTCGGGCGCATGGCCGACGCACCGTACAAGCTGATCCTCCTCCGCCACGGCGAGAGCGAATGGAACGCGAAGAACCTGTTCACCGGCTGGGTGGACGTCAACCTCACGGAGAAGGGCGAGAAGGAGGCAGTCCGCGGCGGTGAGCTGCTCAAGGACGCCGGTCTGCTCCCCGACGTGCTCCACACCTCGCTCCAGAAGCGCGCCATCCGCACGGCGCAGCTCGCCCTGGAGTCCGCCGACCGCCACTGGATCCCGGTCCACCGGACCTGGCGGCTGAACGAGCGCCACTACGGCGCCCTTCAGGGCAAGGACAAGGCCCAGACGCTGGCCGAGTTCGGCGAGGAGCAGTTCATGCTCTGGCGCCGCTCGTACGACACGCCTCCGCCGGTCCTCGCCGACGACAACGAGTTCTCGCAGGCGAACGACGCCCGCTACCAGACCATCCCGAGCGAGCTGCGTCCCCGCACCGAGTGCCTCAAGGACGTCGTCGAGCGCATGCTGCCGTACTGGTACGACGGCATCGTCCCCGACCTGCTCGCGGGCCGCACGGTCCTGATCGCCGCCCACGGCAACAGCCTGCGCGCGCTGGTCAAGCACCTGGACGGCATCTCCGACGCGGACATCGCCGGTCTGAACATCCCCACCGGGATCCCCCTCGTCTACGAGCTCGACGCCGACTTCAACCCGGTCAACCCGGGCGGCACCTACCTCGACCCGGACGCGGCGGCGGCCGCGATCGAGGCGGTCAAGA
Coding sequences within:
- a CDS encoding glycosyl hydrolase family 28-related protein, which translates into the protein MGTDQRAISRRTLLGAATAVVATAASGGLAAAPAAARTRTTPELWREFRRSPYTHPQIPYIGSAGQGAGARHLPRRPVRADVRAYGARGDGSVDCAPAINRAVAAVGERGGGTVLIPPGTYRIDDVIRIGHSDVVLRGAGSGRTTLLATKNLTELIGPYGSRYGGDKSSWSWAGGLIWLCPKDRYASLTDAIKARAWPFEGWTGNRRDEWTTLTTVAPARRGDRSVTVSDTSGLRRGQLVMLRLADDAGHTLLRHMAGDGEGTKTYVWDDKTKLTSYVPYEWPVRITSVERDRVTLERPLPLDVRPEWDPRLTTLVTPLTGSGVEGLTLAAVETPQSPHLLDKGYNGVTFQCAYDCWADDVTVRHVDNGFGLVAASACTLRRTRVEGRGSHHPYFCREGSHDNLVEDFTVARRTVPAPPGTQLHGINVEGLSSYNVWSRGVMEMGTFDTHRGMPFACVRTEITVENNGRHGGDASAGPLYGARFAHWNVTVTNGRAGLVRIDGIALYSATVAISEVREFDQTDVPDFTGALNSRLEAYGSPGAVHPVNLYEAQRRLGS
- a CDS encoding MDR family MFS transporter, producing MSIASLGRAARTTVSGLPPGFWWLWTSTLVNRTGAFVLTFLSLYLTQELGYSAWYAGLVIALHGLGGVAGSPLGGMLTDRWGRRPTMISMHLAGAACAAALAVVSSAWGIAVVVLLMGVAMQAVRPAISAMIADMVPESELRRAYALNYWALNLGFAVAALGGGAAIFLGYRTLFVADAVATALCAVIVFMRLGETRPAARVDSAGETVEEERVTVLDVLKDAPFRTLVLLNLLVCLIFTAPWVGLPLTMAGEGLSADSYGMVIAVNGVVIVALQLLVNRITDKRSPAALLTVSSLLFAVGTGATALAGTPLVFAATVVVWTLGEMVHVPTNAAATARLAPEHARGRYQGVMGMSWAVAGFVAPILAGWVVDGPGPDVLWMGCAVVGAVAAVGYSLLLRRALAETGGPAEPAVTKAVEVAQAVEVTALHGKETEQGAAPVGG
- a CDS encoding phosphoglyceromutase, which codes for MADAPYKLILLRHGESEWNAKNLFTGWVDVNLTEKGEKEAVRGGELLKDAGLLPDVLHTSLQKRAIRTAQLALESADRHWIPVHRTWRLNERHYGALQGKDKAQTLAEFGEEQFMLWRRSYDTPPPVLADDNEFSQANDARYQTIPSELRPRTECLKDVVERMLPYWYDGIVPDLLAGRTVLIAAHGNSLRALVKHLDGISDADIAGLNIPTGIPLVYELDADFNPVNPGGTYLDPDAAAAAIEAVKNQGKKK